AATCACCTAGCACGGCGGGAACGAGATAGTATTCACCATCCTGATGCGGGGCGTTGCCCAGGGCCTCGGCGCGCGGGAGGCTGGGGCGCTCCTCGTCCGGTCGAAAGACATTCGTCAATTCCACGGCATGCGCCATCGGCTCGACATCGTCGGTGTTCAGCTCCGCCAATTGATCGACGTAGCCGACGATCGCCCCGAGTTGGGCAGTCATCTTGTCGAGTTCCTCGGGCGTGAGCCGCAAGCGGCCGAGCAGCGCCACTTTTTCCACATCTTCGCGAGTTAGGCTCATGGCAAATTCCTTCGGTCGGTCAATCGGAAGAAACGGCATGTGGCCGACGCTGCCAGCGTCCGCCACGGATGGTCAGGCAGAGCCTCGTCGTCAGCGCGGCCCCAGGCAGAGCCTGGGACCGAGAGCGCCGTGACGAATCAGACCTTGGCCGCGGTCTTTGGTTTATCCGCTTGAGAGAGCTTGAACGGCGCGTGGCGGACCAGCTTGGTGATCCGGCCGCTGCGAATGCATTGGGTGCACACCAGCTTGGTCGTACTCGTGCCATGGCCGACGGTCACCCGCAGCCGCTGCAAGTTCGGCTTGAACTTCCGGCGGGCGATCCCGGTGACCTTCGTGCCCACGCCCCCCAAGTATTTGGCCTTGCCGCGGGTCGTCACGGAGTTGCCCATCGCATGCCCTTTGCCGCAAATCTCACAATGTCGCGCCATCGCACCCCTCAGTTCGCTTTAACGTCTTACGGACAGCAAAGTTGGAAACCGTAAGTATATCGGTCGAGACCATCGATGCAAGTGCAAGGCGATGAGTAGAGTCGCTCCGGAATCTCAACTCTAAGAGTTGAGATTTCAAATCGAAGGGGGCCCCTGCCGGAGTTTTTCCGTCAAATTGGTATCGGTTTGCGGAAAAACTGGCCATAATGGAGGGTCAGGGTGCCGGCGGCTTGTCGCCGAGTCTTTTTAGAAGCGGAACTGAGTTCAACGATGTT
The Pirellulales bacterium DNA segment above includes these coding regions:
- the gatC gene encoding Asp-tRNA(Asn)/Glu-tRNA(Gln) amidotransferase subunit GatC, whose protein sequence is MSLTREDVEKVALLGRLRLTPEELDKMTAQLGAIVGYVDQLAELNTDDVEPMAHAVELTNVFRPDEERPSLPRAEALGNAPHQDGEYYLVPAVLGD
- the rpmB gene encoding 50S ribosomal protein L28, which codes for MARHCEICGKGHAMGNSVTTRGKAKYLGGVGTKVTGIARRKFKPNLQRLRVTVGHGTSTTKLVCTQCIRSGRITKLVRHAPFKLSQADKPKTAAKV